A DNA window from Streptomyces sp. 71268 contains the following coding sequences:
- a CDS encoding barstar family protein, with translation MVTDHDPWLGVEPWLRIISSDARASVRQLLPSPGLTFTAWLSGRRMRDSDGLLMQFFDDFKLPDYFGWNFPALNDCLRDLSWLPAEHYVLVIEEAHELLVDEPEAVPEFLAMLLRTGQEWSQVERVDGSTQARFRTILACDGPGVARLQSAISRA, from the coding sequence ATGGTGACTGATCATGACCCTTGGCTCGGTGTCGAGCCCTGGCTGCGCATTATCAGCTCGGACGCCCGCGCGTCAGTTCGGCAGCTCCTCCCGTCGCCCGGCCTCACCTTTACCGCTTGGCTGAGCGGGCGCCGCATGCGAGACTCGGACGGCCTCCTTATGCAATTCTTTGACGATTTCAAACTGCCGGATTACTTCGGCTGGAATTTTCCCGCACTCAACGACTGCTTGCGTGACCTTTCCTGGCTGCCCGCAGAACACTACGTGCTCGTGATCGAAGAAGCCCACGAGTTGTTGGTCGACGAGCCCGAAGCAGTGCCCGAGTTTCTCGCCATGCTGCTGCGGACGGGGCAGGAGTGGTCACAAGTAGAACGAGTCGACGGAAGCACTCAGGCGCGGTTCCGCACCATTCTGGCTTGCGACGGGCCGGGGGTCGCTCGCCTACAGAGCGCCATCTCTAGAGCGTGA
- a CDS encoding RHS repeat-associated core domain-containing protein encodes MAEPERWNPARPAIPEGCTAKDLIPGEPDDVDSLVAELRAYAGAFRDGHDRLGPLHLADWQGKGAGAFRKAVDRLPKELTSARDRFTDAASALAAYAVKLRTVQKRCLPIIEAADTARADAKRHDRRVADYNAAIEREDETLPERPPDTNPGITAMEGCVRRLEALRAELQPVVDAVKKKIDTAAEKAPDKPSGFQSAKENLKEALWSAHHAINGMAELAVPFVTGDEKAIAMQLAQITDGAVYAAKDPQGFLKAAANWDEWSDHPYRAMGSLAPSVVLAIATGGGSVLRDAMKSGRDAATRLNRRKAELGRDGAARERADGEGTQRQCGPEKATCGEPIDVATGEMVMSAVDVSLPGALPLVLQRAFVSGHPCGGWFGRTWAATLDQRLELDGDGVVFVADDGMVLRYPVPTPDEDTYPEGGRRWPLYWDGTAGGTMRLAQPERDRTLYFAPLPGLEPTELPLVSVCDHNGDTITFTYDAQGTPTEVTHSGGYRIAVDTSPGAASVGHEDGSGVGADRHDRAPRQTGALPTGEEPGTGAGSGPPRITALRLLGVGATTAGTTLVSYGYDAAGNLTDVINSSGEALRFTYDTDHRITSWTDRNGTRFGYVYDRRGRVLRTIGSGDMMTGRLHYDSARRTTTYTDSLGYETTYVYDETYKVVAETDPLGHTRRTQWHPDRPHRPLAVTDALGHTTRYAYDEDDRLIKVERPDGSTATATYDAFGLPVEVREPDGALWRHTYDAHGNRLTTTDPTGARTHYTYDEETGHLASVSDPLGHTTRLRTNAAGLPVEITDPPGHTTTLRRATHGRVTAITDPLGHTTRQGWTIEGKLSWRERPDGTRESWTWDAEGNLTEHTDTAGHTTRHTHTHFDLPATHTTADGARYAFAYDTELRLTSVTNPQGRTWTYAYDAAGRLTTETDFNGRRTSYTHDAAGRLTARANGAGETIRYVRDALGRTVAAHPDGDRPGVTYTYDASGRLLRARNADTDLRRSYDAAGRLLTETVNERTTRYAYDAAGRRASRTTPSGLVSRWTYDAAQRPATLTTAGHELRFAHDAAGREISRALGEDVTLTQRWDELDRLNSQRLTHRSGAAADVLLQHREYAYRADDQLTEIRDLTTGTRRFDLDRAGRATAVHAHGWTERYAYDSAGNITDATAPDHPSTGEREFTGTLIHRAGRTTYEHDAQGRLTRRTRRLLNGQRRTWTYTWDSEDHLTAAVTPEGTRWRYTYDPLGRRATKQRLGGDGEQVAEELRFSWDGTRLAEQVAIGDATTGAATTWDYAPATHRPLTQTDHTPAPPEPLSQVLTQTDTRFHAIVTDLVGTPQELVTPTGTLAWTPRTTLWGTPLPTPPHAQDLDCPLRFPGQYADPETGLHYNYFRHYDPETGRYASPDPLGLEAAPNPLSYVHNPLTWMDPLGLGPCPTSSPAPGTQLGDTSRLGGWIPSRVPDEAMSSIQDVKKYGREATGWGAQWHGPNLTMKPFANDGKGGAHVLPRTDPTGNPITYREYGAPAASDNPKPGGERTVWGSDGSVYYTPTHYQTYIVVESPQW; translated from the coding sequence ATGGCTGAGCCAGAGCGGTGGAACCCGGCCCGGCCCGCCATCCCGGAGGGCTGCACGGCCAAGGACCTCATACCGGGCGAGCCGGATGACGTCGACTCGCTGGTCGCGGAGTTACGCGCGTACGCGGGCGCGTTTCGCGACGGGCACGACCGTCTGGGTCCGTTGCACCTGGCCGACTGGCAGGGCAAGGGCGCGGGAGCCTTCCGCAAGGCGGTGGACCGGCTCCCCAAGGAGTTGACGTCGGCCCGGGACCGGTTCACCGACGCGGCCAGCGCCTTGGCCGCGTACGCGGTCAAGCTCCGTACCGTGCAGAAGCGGTGCCTGCCCATCATCGAGGCGGCCGACACCGCGCGCGCGGACGCCAAGCGGCACGACCGGCGGGTCGCCGACTACAACGCGGCGATCGAGCGCGAGGACGAGACGCTTCCGGAGCGCCCGCCCGACACCAACCCGGGTATCACCGCGATGGAGGGGTGCGTACGGCGTCTGGAGGCGCTCAGGGCGGAGCTGCAGCCGGTCGTCGACGCCGTGAAGAAGAAGATCGACACCGCGGCGGAGAAGGCACCGGACAAGCCGAGCGGGTTCCAGTCGGCGAAGGAGAACCTCAAGGAGGCGCTGTGGAGCGCCCACCACGCCATCAACGGCATGGCCGAGTTGGCCGTGCCCTTCGTCACCGGTGATGAGAAGGCCATCGCCATGCAGTTGGCGCAGATCACCGACGGGGCGGTCTACGCGGCCAAGGACCCACAGGGCTTCCTGAAGGCGGCGGCCAACTGGGACGAGTGGAGTGACCATCCCTACCGGGCGATGGGCAGCCTGGCACCCTCCGTGGTGTTGGCCATCGCCACCGGCGGCGGCAGTGTGTTGCGCGACGCCATGAAGTCGGGCCGGGACGCGGCGACGCGGCTCAACCGTCGCAAGGCGGAGCTGGGTCGGGACGGCGCGGCGCGGGAGCGCGCCGACGGCGAGGGCACCCAGCGCCAGTGCGGTCCCGAGAAGGCGACGTGCGGCGAGCCCATCGACGTGGCCACGGGCGAGATGGTCATGTCGGCCGTGGACGTGTCCCTGCCGGGCGCGCTTCCACTGGTGCTTCAGCGTGCCTTCGTTTCCGGCCACCCCTGCGGCGGGTGGTTCGGTCGGACCTGGGCCGCCACGCTGGACCAGCGACTGGAGTTGGACGGTGACGGCGTCGTCTTCGTGGCCGACGACGGGATGGTGCTGCGCTACCCGGTTCCCACGCCCGACGAGGACACTTACCCGGAGGGCGGGCGCCGCTGGCCCCTGTACTGGGACGGCACGGCGGGCGGCACCATGCGGCTGGCCCAACCAGAGCGTGACCGAACCCTGTACTTCGCTCCGTTGCCGGGCCTGGAGCCCACGGAACTGCCCCTGGTCAGCGTCTGCGACCACAACGGCGACACGATCACGTTCACGTACGACGCGCAGGGCACGCCCACGGAGGTCACGCACTCCGGTGGCTACCGGATAGCGGTGGACACCAGCCCCGGCGCGGCCTCCGTCGGCCATGAGGACGGCTCCGGCGTCGGAGCCGACCGGCATGACCGCGCCCCTCGGCAGACGGGGGCTCTCCCGACGGGAGAAGAACCAGGGACGGGAGCCGGTTCGGGACCACCGCGTATCACCGCCCTCCGCCTCCTCGGCGTGGGCGCGACGACGGCGGGCACGACACTCGTCTCCTACGGCTACGACGCCGCCGGCAACCTGACCGACGTGATCAACTCCAGCGGCGAGGCCCTGCGGTTCACCTACGACACCGACCACCGCATCACCTCCTGGACCGACCGCAACGGGACCCGATTCGGTTATGTCTACGACCGACGGGGCCGCGTGCTGCGCACCATCGGCAGCGGCGACATGATGACCGGTCGGCTGCACTACGACAGCGCCCGGCGCACCACCACCTACACGGACTCGCTCGGCTACGAGACGACCTACGTCTACGACGAGACGTACAAGGTGGTGGCGGAGACCGACCCACTCGGGCACACGCGCCGCACCCAGTGGCACCCCGACCGCCCGCACCGGCCCTTGGCGGTCACCGACGCGCTCGGCCACACCACCCGGTACGCGTACGACGAGGACGACCGTCTCATCAAGGTCGAGCGGCCGGACGGCAGCACCGCCACCGCCACGTACGACGCTTTCGGGTTACCGGTCGAGGTGCGCGAGCCGGACGGCGCGCTGTGGCGGCACACGTACGACGCCCACGGCAACCGCCTCACGACCACGGACCCGACGGGGGCCCGGACCCACTACACGTACGACGAGGAGACCGGACACCTCGCCAGCGTCAGTGACCCCCTCGGCCACACCACCCGTCTGAGAACCAACGCCGCCGGCCTCCCCGTGGAGATCACCGACCCGCCGGGCCACACCACCACCCTGCGCCGCGCCACCCACGGCCGCGTCACCGCCATCACCGACCCCCTTGGGCACACCACCCGCCAAGGCTGGACCATCGAAGGCAAGCTCTCCTGGCGCGAACGGCCCGACGGGACACGCGAATCCTGGACCTGGGACGCCGAGGGCAACCTCACTGAGCACACCGACACCGCGGGCCACACCACCCGACACACCCACACCCACTTCGACCTGCCCGCTACCCACACCACCGCCGACGGCGCGCGATACGCCTTCGCCTACGACACCGAGCTACGCCTGACGTCCGTCACCAACCCCCAAGGTCGGACGTGGACCTACGCCTACGACGCGGCCGGCCGCCTGACGACGGAGACGGACTTCAACGGCCGTCGCACCTCGTACACACACGACGCGGCGGGACGACTCACGGCACGCGCCAACGGAGCCGGGGAGACGATCCGCTACGTGCGGGACGCACTGGGCCGCACCGTCGCGGCGCACCCGGACGGTGATCGCCCCGGCGTCACGTACACCTACGACGCGAGTGGCCGACTCCTGCGCGCCCGGAACGCGGACACGGACCTGCGTCGAAGCTACGACGCGGCAGGCCGACTCCTGACCGAGACGGTCAACGAGCGTACGACGCGCTACGCCTACGACGCGGCGGGCCGTCGCGCCTCGCGTACCACCCCGTCAGGGCTGGTCTCGCGGTGGACGTACGACGCGGCGCAACGTCCCGCCACGCTCACCACGGCCGGTCACGAACTGCGCTTCGCGCACGACGCGGCAGGACGCGAGATCTCGCGCGCCCTCGGCGAGGACGTCACCCTCACCCAACGCTGGGACGAGCTCGACCGGCTCAACAGCCAACGATTGACTCACCGGTCGGGGGCCGCGGCGGACGTCCTCCTCCAACACCGCGAGTACGCCTACCGTGCCGACGACCAACTCACCGAGATCCGCGACCTCACCACGGGCACGCGTCGCTTCGACCTGGACCGGGCAGGACGCGCCACAGCGGTCCACGCACACGGTTGGACGGAGCGCTACGCGTACGACAGCGCGGGCAACATCACCGACGCGACCGCACCTGACCACCCCTCCACCGGCGAGCGCGAGTTCACCGGAACCCTGATCCACCGCGCGGGCCGGACCACGTACGAACACGACGCCCAGGGCCGGCTCACCCGCCGCACCCGCCGCCTCCTCAACGGCCAACGCCGCACCTGGACCTACACCTGGGACTCGGAGGACCACCTCACCGCCGCGGTCACCCCGGAGGGCACCCGATGGCGCTACACCTACGACCCGCTGGGCCGCCGCGCCACCAAGCAGCGCCTGGGGGGTGACGGCGAACAGGTCGCGGAGGAGCTCCGGTTCTCCTGGGACGGCACCCGGCTGGCGGAGCAGGTCGCGATCGGCGACGCGACCACGGGAGCGGCCACCACCTGGGACTACGCCCCCGCCACCCACCGCCCGCTCACCCAGACCGACCACACCCCCGCCCCACCCGAGCCACTCAGCCAGGTCCTCACCCAGACCGACACCCGCTTCCACGCCATCGTCACCGACCTGGTCGGCACCCCACAGGAACTCGTCACCCCGACCGGCACCCTGGCCTGGACCCCCCGCACCACCCTGTGGGGCACCCCCTTACCCACCCCGCCCCACGCCCAGGACCTCGACTGCCCCCTCCGCTTCCCGGGCCAGTACGCCGACCCGGAAACGGGCCTGCACTACAACTACTTCCGCCACTACGACCCGGAGACCGGGCGGTATGCGAGCCCTGATCCGCTGGGGTTGGAGGCGGCACCCAACCCTCTGTCGTATGTCCACAATCCACTCACTTGGATGGACCCCTTAGGGCTCGGCCCCTGTCCCACGTCCAGTCCTGCGCCAGGTACTCAACTCGGAGATACAAGCAGGCTCGGCGGGTGGATACCGAGCCGCGTGCCCGACGAGGCGATGAGCTCTATTCAAGACGTCAAAAAGTACGGGCGGGAAGCCACAGGCTGGGGAGCCCAATGGCACGGCCCCAACCTCACCATGAAGCCCTTCGCTAATGACGGCAAGGGGGGAGCCCACGTACTTCCACGAACCGACCCGACAGGAAATCCGATCACTTATCGCGAATATGGCGCACCCGCGGCAAGTGACAATCCGAAGCCGGGCGGGGAAAGAACAGTATGGGGCAGCGACGGCTCCGTATATTATACTCCGACGCATTATCAGACGTATATCGTAGTAGAAAGCCCTCAATGGTGA
- a CDS encoding DUF4031 domain-containing protein → MAVYIDPPVWPGHGRMWSHLVSDVSYAELHEFAERIGVPRRGFDRDHYDLPSASYAAAVEAGAIEVSSKELVRRLTGAGLRRPRQGADGAAPPRDDSLGDPGSAGGAAP, encoded by the coding sequence ATGGCCGTGTACATCGACCCGCCCGTGTGGCCCGGACACGGCCGCATGTGGTCGCACCTGGTCAGCGACGTCTCGTACGCGGAGCTGCACGAGTTCGCCGAACGCATCGGCGTCCCGCGACGCGGCTTCGACCGCGACCACTACGACCTGCCGTCGGCCAGCTACGCGGCGGCGGTGGAGGCCGGCGCGATCGAGGTGAGCAGCAAGGAGTTGGTGCGGCGGCTCACCGGGGCCGGGCTGCGCCGGCCCCGGCAGGGGGCCGACGGCGCGGCGCCGCCGCGCGACGACAGCTTGGGCGACCCGGGTTCGGCGGGTGGGGCCGCCCCGTAG
- a CDS encoding copper homeostasis protein CutC, whose product MSRPILEVIALGVDDAVAAEAGGADRLELVTDMAADGLTPTLDGFAAIRAAVDLPLRVMLRSADGFAAGGESAVAALCASARALRAEGADQFVFGFLNEAGQPDLATVRALAEAIDGAPWTFHRAIDRAADRDLARKRLIELPGLDTYLTAGAATGVDAGLATLVAEAKRGQAGEPGYEPTILVGGGLRLDHLPALREAGVDAFHIGGAARPQGWSGPVDTESVAAWRAALDTPVGVG is encoded by the coding sequence ATGTCTAGACCAATTCTTGAGGTGATCGCGCTCGGCGTGGACGACGCGGTCGCGGCCGAGGCCGGAGGGGCGGATCGCCTCGAACTGGTCACCGACATGGCGGCCGACGGGCTCACCCCCACACTCGACGGCTTCGCCGCGATCCGGGCCGCCGTCGACCTCCCGCTGCGGGTCATGCTGCGCTCCGCCGACGGCTTCGCCGCGGGCGGCGAGAGCGCGGTGGCGGCCCTGTGCGCGAGCGCGCGAGCACTCCGCGCCGAGGGCGCTGACCAGTTCGTCTTCGGCTTCCTGAACGAGGCGGGACAGCCCGACCTGGCGACCGTGCGCGCGCTGGCCGAGGCCATCGACGGCGCCCCGTGGACCTTCCACCGCGCCATCGACCGGGCCGCCGACCGCGACCTGGCCCGCAAGCGGCTTATCGAACTCCCCGGCCTCGACACGTACTTGACGGCCGGCGCGGCGACCGGCGTGGACGCCGGCCTGGCCACGCTGGTGGCCGAGGCGAAGCGCGGCCAGGCCGGCGAACCCGGTTACGAGCCGACCATCCTCGTCGGCGGCGGCCTGCGCCTGGACCACCTGCCCGCGCTGCGCGAGGCGGGCGTCGACGCCTTCCACATCGGCGGCGCCGCCCGGCCCCAGGGCTGGTCAGGCCCGGTGGACACCGAGTCCGTCGCCGCCTGGCGCGCGGCGCTGGACACGCCGGTGGGCGTGGGCTGA
- a CDS encoding Cmx/CmrA family chloramphenicol efflux MFS transporter, whose translation MPIAVYVLGLSVFALGTSEFMLSGLLQPLARDMGVSIPQAGLLVSAFAVGMVVGAPVLAAATLRLPRRTTLIALLAVFGLGQIAGAVAPTYAVLFVSRVISALACAGFWAVGASVAVSLVPVTARARAMAVMVGGLSIANIAGVPAGAFLGQHAGWRAAFWAVAGLSALGLVGVIALVPRTAPATGDDAPSLRRELLIYRDRQVWLALITTALNGGAVFALFSYLAPLLTDTAGLKESWVPTVLGLFGVGALIGTAIGGRIADAHLFGTIYGGITASTAVLTLLALTARWPVAAVTLSLLLGVTAFTTAPALNARMFNVASAAPTLAGATTTSAFNIGNTVGPWLGGLVIGAGWGYPAVAWTAAALAALAVGTTAVASRLHRRSATAEPGTRVVASSADSTPKAAALAKAETTTAAESCSTA comes from the coding sequence ATGCCCATCGCCGTGTACGTGCTCGGCCTCTCGGTCTTCGCGCTCGGCACCTCGGAGTTCATGCTCTCCGGGCTGCTCCAGCCGCTCGCCCGCGACATGGGCGTCTCCATCCCCCAGGCGGGCCTGCTCGTCTCCGCGTTCGCGGTCGGCATGGTGGTCGGCGCCCCGGTGCTGGCCGCCGCCACCCTGCGGCTGCCGCGCCGGACGACCCTGATCGCCCTGCTGGCCGTCTTCGGGCTCGGCCAGATAGCCGGCGCGGTCGCCCCCACGTACGCCGTGCTGTTCGTCTCCCGCGTCATCAGCGCGCTCGCCTGCGCCGGGTTCTGGGCCGTGGGCGCGTCGGTGGCCGTCTCGCTGGTGCCGGTGACCGCGCGGGCCCGGGCGATGGCCGTGATGGTCGGCGGGCTGAGCATCGCCAACATCGCCGGCGTGCCCGCCGGCGCGTTCCTCGGCCAGCACGCCGGCTGGCGCGCCGCCTTCTGGGCGGTGGCGGGGCTGTCCGCGCTCGGGCTCGTCGGCGTCATCGCCCTCGTGCCCCGTACGGCGCCCGCGACCGGCGACGACGCGCCCTCGCTCCGCCGGGAGCTGCTCATCTACCGGGACCGGCAGGTGTGGCTCGCGTTGATCACCACGGCCCTGAACGGCGGCGCCGTCTTCGCCCTGTTCTCCTACCTCGCGCCGCTGCTCACCGACACCGCGGGCCTGAAGGAGAGCTGGGTGCCGACCGTGCTCGGCCTGTTCGGCGTCGGTGCCCTGATCGGCACCGCGATCGGTGGGCGCATCGCGGACGCGCACCTGTTCGGCACCATCTACGGCGGCATCACGGCCTCCACGGCCGTGCTCACGCTGCTGGCGCTCACCGCGCGGTGGCCGGTCGCCGCCGTCACCCTGTCGCTGCTGCTCGGCGTCACCGCCTTCACCACGGCACCCGCGCTCAACGCCCGGATGTTCAACGTCGCGAGCGCGGCGCCCACCCTGGCCGGGGCCACCACGACCTCGGCGTTCAACATCGGCAACACGGTCGGACCCTGGCTCGGCGGCCTGGTCATCGGCGCCGGCTGGGGCTACCCGGCCGTCGCCTGGACCGCCGCCGCGCTGGCCGCCCTCGCCGTCGGCACCACGGCCGTGGCCTCCCGCCTGCACCGGCGGAGCGCCACCGCCGAGCCCGGCACCCGCGTGGTGGCCAGCTCGGCCGACTCCACGCCGAAGGCCGCCGCCCTGGCCAAGGCCGAAACCACCACGGCGGCGGAGTCCTGCTCCACCGCCTGA
- a CDS encoding AAA family ATPase, whose product MAASRAALRAMRQDAEALDTRDTAGNWVSAESLRHTIDERIKALADLSDTPLFFGRLDYGHDHHTTETPAAPAPADRPAPGSTVDEVGDRFYIGRRHVHDADGEPMVIDWRAPISQPFYQASPKKPMDVVLRRRFGYTGGELTAYEDEPLSGPDADGDERTSRLLQSEIERPRVGPMRDIVATIQPEQDEIVRAGIGGTVCVQGAPGTGKTAVGLHRVAYLLYAHRERLARTGTLVIGPNQSFLHYIEQVLPALGELQVKQATVADLVAHVEVRGTDSAERARIKGDARMAEVLRRALRSGVRMPRESVVVVRGSRRWRVPAYEVEEIVRELLARDIRYGAARAALPQRIAHAVLVRMEQSGEAPDDRVQDAVARNAAVKAAVKEIWPAVDPAKLVLRLLSDADALAEHAAGILTEEEQRTLLWEKPARGPKSAKWSAADAVLIDEAADLIERTPSLGHVVLDEAQDLSPMQYRAVGRRCTTGSATILGDIAQGTTPWATGSWAEALHHLGKPEARVEELTRGFRVPREVIAYASRLLPSIAPDLTEATSVRESPGSLEFHRVATEDAGEGSAALDAEVVAACQRALAQEGSIGLIAADARVPALADVLTSAGLSYLSPGEETTADARLTLVPASLAKGLEYDYVVLDEPAAVVAGEPLLTGPTTRPATTDATGEAGATDAPRVPAHRTGLRRLYVALTRAVSGLTIVHAQPLPTELARGEGGVGV is encoded by the coding sequence CTGGCCGCCTCGCGGGCCGCGCTGCGGGCCATGCGTCAGGACGCGGAGGCGCTCGACACCCGGGACACGGCCGGGAACTGGGTGAGCGCCGAGTCGCTGCGGCACACCATCGACGAGCGGATCAAGGCGCTCGCCGACCTGTCCGACACCCCGCTGTTCTTCGGCCGCCTCGACTACGGGCACGACCACCACACCACCGAGACGCCCGCCGCGCCCGCCCCGGCCGACCGGCCGGCCCCGGGGAGCACGGTGGACGAGGTCGGCGACCGGTTCTACATCGGGCGCCGGCACGTGCACGACGCCGACGGCGAGCCCATGGTCATCGACTGGCGCGCGCCCATCTCCCAACCCTTCTACCAGGCGTCCCCGAAGAAGCCGATGGACGTCGTACTGCGCCGGCGCTTCGGCTACACCGGCGGAGAGTTGACCGCGTACGAGGACGAGCCGCTCAGCGGCCCCGACGCCGACGGCGACGAGCGCACCAGCAGGCTCCTCCAGTCCGAGATCGAGCGTCCGCGCGTCGGCCCGATGCGCGACATCGTCGCCACCATCCAGCCGGAACAGGACGAGATCGTCCGCGCCGGCATCGGCGGCACGGTCTGCGTGCAGGGCGCGCCCGGCACCGGAAAGACCGCCGTCGGCCTGCACCGGGTGGCGTACCTGCTGTACGCGCACCGCGAGCGGCTGGCCCGCACCGGCACCCTGGTCATCGGCCCCAACCAGTCCTTCCTGCACTACATCGAGCAGGTGCTGCCGGCGCTCGGCGAACTCCAGGTCAAGCAGGCGACGGTGGCCGACCTGGTGGCGCACGTGGAGGTGCGCGGCACGGACAGCGCGGAGCGGGCCCGGATCAAGGGCGACGCGCGCATGGCCGAGGTGCTGCGCCGCGCGCTGCGCTCCGGGGTGCGGATGCCGCGCGAGTCGGTGGTCGTGGTGCGCGGCTCGCGCCGGTGGCGGGTGCCGGCGTACGAGGTGGAGGAGATCGTAAGGGAGTTGCTGGCCCGCGACATCCGGTACGGGGCGGCCCGCGCGGCGCTGCCGCAGCGCATCGCGCACGCCGTACTGGTGCGCATGGAGCAGTCCGGCGAGGCCCCGGACGACCGGGTGCAGGACGCGGTGGCCCGCAACGCGGCGGTGAAGGCGGCGGTCAAGGAGATCTGGCCGGCGGTCGACCCGGCCAAGCTGGTGTTGCGGCTGCTGTCGGACGCCGACGCGCTGGCCGAGCACGCGGCGGGCATCCTCACCGAGGAGGAGCAGCGCACGCTGCTGTGGGAGAAGCCGGCCCGTGGCCCGAAGTCGGCGAAGTGGTCGGCGGCGGACGCGGTGTTGATCGACGAGGCGGCCGACCTCATCGAGCGCACGCCCTCGCTCGGGCACGTGGTGCTGGACGAGGCACAGGACCTGTCGCCGATGCAGTACCGCGCGGTGGGCCGGCGCTGTACGACGGGTTCGGCGACCATCCTCGGCGACATCGCGCAGGGCACCACGCCGTGGGCCACCGGCAGTTGGGCCGAGGCGCTGCACCACCTGGGCAAACCGGAGGCCAGGGTCGAAGAGTTGACGCGCGGCTTCCGCGTGCCGCGCGAGGTGATCGCGTACGCCTCGCGGCTGCTGCCCTCGATCGCCCCTGACCTGACGGAGGCGACCTCGGTCCGGGAATCCCCGGGCTCGCTGGAGTTCCACCGGGTGGCCACGGAGGACGCGGGCGAGGGGAGCGCGGCGCTCGACGCGGAGGTGGTCGCGGCCTGCCAACGCGCCCTGGCTCAGGAAGGGTCGATTGGTCTCATCGCCGCCGACGCCCGCGTCCCGGCCCTCGCCGATGTCCTCACGTCGGCCGGCCTCAGCTACCTCTCCCCCGGCGAGGAGACCACGGCCGACGCCCGCCTCACCCTGGTCCCGGCCTCGCTCGCCAAGGGCCTGGAGTACGACTACGTGGTCCTCGACGAACCGGCCGCGGTGGTGGCCGGCGAGCCGCTGCTGACCGGCCCGACGACGCGACCGGCCACCACCGATGCCACGGGCGAGGCCGGTGCCACGGACGCCCCCCGCGTTCCCGCCCACCGCACCGGCCTGCGCCGCCTCTACGTCGCCCTCACCCGCGCCGTCTCCGGCCTGACCATCGTCCACGCGCAGCCGCTACCGACGGAACTCGCGCGGGGGGAGGGTGGGGTGGGGGTGTAG